Proteins encoded by one window of Salvia splendens isolate huo1 chromosome 7, SspV2, whole genome shotgun sequence:
- the LOC121811493 gene encoding calcium uniporter protein 5, mitochondrial-like, with protein sequence MLRTLGINLLRRTARRPAYRLIGPSLARHSSTGGKEKSGNVKAKATTSHAEAMRLANVEALKEKLRKEGKEVIPYDELVKICRTTGVVTTTDEAAAFARVLDDADVVLLFCDRVYLHPDKVVDLVRKAVPLALLPEEEASWKAELQKLQEKKEEIDMAAHKQVRGILWAGLGLTVMQAGLFFRLTFWEFSWDVMEPIAFFTTTAGIVAGYAYFMFTSRDPSYQDLLMRLFLARQRKLIKRHNFDVARFIELQKHSRMPQYTCASVKRQIGLDIDPHDLLQDHSNQN encoded by the exons ATGTTGCGAACTCTGGGGATCAATCTTCTGCGACGGACCGCGCGCCGACCTGCGTATCGGTTGATTGGCCCGTCATTGGCTCGGCACAGCAGCACCGGAGGTAAGGAAAAGAGCGGGAACGTGAAAGCGAAAGCAACGACGAGTCATGCTGAGGCGATGCGGCTGGCGAATGTGGAGGCGCTCAAGGAGAAGCTAAGGAAGGAAGGCAAGGAAGTAATACCCTACGATGAACTCGTCAAAATCTGCCGCACCACAGGAGTCGTCACCACCACCGATGAGGCTGCGGCCTTCGCTCGGGTGTTAGACGACGCCGACGTCGTCCTGCTCTTCTGCGACAGAGTTTACCTCCATCCTGATAAG GTGGTTGATCTAGTGAGGAAAGCAGTGCCTCTGGCTCTCCTACCGGAGGAGGAGGCGTCGTGGAAGGCAGAGCTGCAGAAGCTGcaagagaagaaagaagagatcGACATGGCTGCGCACAAGCAGGTGCGCGGAATCCTGTGGGCAGGCCTGGGGCTGACTGTGATGCAGGCAGGGCTCTTCTTCCGCCTCACCTTCTGGGAGTTCTCGTGGGACGTGATGGAGCCCATCGCCTTCTTCACGACCACAGCAGGGATCGTGGCAGGTTACGCCTACTTCATGTTCACTTCCAGAGACCCCAGCTACCAGGACCTGCTCATGAGGCTCTTCCTGGCCAGGCAGAGGAAACTCATCAAGAGGCACAACTTTGACGTGGCTAGGTTCATCGAGCTGCAGAAGCACTCCAGGATGCCTCAGTATACATGTGCATCCGTCAAGAGGCAGATCGGCCTCGACATCGATCCGCATGATCTTCTGCAAGACCACTCTAACCAAAACTAA
- the LOC121811492 gene encoding ATP-dependent DNA helicase RecQ-like has product MQGPSMESTLKKFFGFSTFRPYQKEIVDSILQGRDCLVVMATGSGKSLCYQVPPLILNKTAVVISPLISLMQDQVMALKERDIRAEYLSSAQNDPNALTNAERGLYDILYMTPEKACMLPSSFWSRLLDYGICLLAVDEAHCISEWGHNFRVEFKQLDKLRDVLLNVPFVGLTATATGKVRDDIVKSLKLQSPYITIGSFDRQNLFYSCQSFVRGSAFLNELVSEISTCAAKTESTIIYCTTVKDVEEVFASLMESRVQAGMYHGQMSNKAREDYHRSFIRDEFYIMVATIAFGMGIDKPDIRHVIHYGCPKSLESYYQESGRCGRDGIPSNCRLYYTRSDFGKGDFYCSEARTADQREAIMDSFAAAQRYCMVTTCRRNFLLGYFGETYPSSRCGTCDNCTSSKKEIDMSREAFLLMACIQSCGGHWGLNLPIDVLRGSRSKKILDARFDKIPFHGLGKDMSANWWKALASQLIAQDYLVETFKDIYKSIRVGTKGNQFLTSCNPDYQPPLYIALTPELAGEDAIKDGTGNGIVDNSGQVSNGLSQAEDKLYKKLLEERMKLAKAHRTAPYALCGDQTLRRITLTRPSTRARLANIDGVNQHFLNTYGDRLLQSIRQLSQEEGLNLDGEPSVESPMQTKVATIHRKRNLSPAKFEAWKMWQEDGLTAQKIANHPSRAAPIKEETVLMYIIEAGREGCPIDWARLCLEVGLTQETFSNIQEAVSKVGTNLKPIKNELPEEVTYIQIKVGLLMQEMQISTEVIASTHQQSCEVDNFKKETSELLGGSTSLTSKTEGTQSNTAPLADSGDHQMKVDSAMNDNSTGKSENADDFTCSRKRLKLDEAQAVQSVALEATEDSVLDWLKNFKDGVLLSDIVEHFSGSREESVINVLNCLESEFFIFKKKNLYHLM; this is encoded by the exons ATGCAAGGTCCATCAATGGAGTCCACTCTCAAA AAATTCTTCGGATTCTCCACATTCCGACCTTACCAGAAAGAAATTGTGGACAGTATCCTGCAAGGTAGAGATTGCTTAGTGGTTATGGCGACCGGAAGTGGCAAGTCATTGTg CTATCAGGTGCCTCCTCTAATACTGAATAAGACTGCTGTAGTCATAAGCCCGCTCATATCCTTGATGCAGGATCAG GTCATGGCCCTGAAGGAAAGGGATATACGAGCAGAGTATCTTTCTAGTGCTCAGAATGATCCAAATGCCCTAACTAATGCTGAGAGAGGTCTGTATGATATTCTGTATATGACACCAGAGAAGGCCTGCATGCTTCCGAGCAG TTTCTGGTCAAGATTACTGGATTATGGAATTTGCTTATTAGCTGTTGATGAAGCACATTGCATATCAGAGTGGGGACATAACTTCAG GGTGGAATTCAAACAATTAGATAAACTGCGTGATGTTCTTTTGAATGTACCATTTGTTGGATTGACAGCTACCGCTACTGGAAA GGTTCGTGATGATATCGTGAAGTCATTGAAGTTGCAATCTCCGTATATAACCATTGGCTCATTCGACCGCCAGAATCTCTTCTACAGTTGTCAATCTTTTGTCCGGGGCAGTGCTTTTCTGAACGAACTTGTGTCAGAAATCTCTACGTGTGCTGCTAAAACAGAATCAACTATAATATACTGCACCACAGTCAAAGATGTGGAAGAG GTCTTTGCGAGCCTTATGGAATCAAGAGTTCAGGCCGGAATGTACCATGGACAGATGTCTAATAAAGCACGCGAGGACTACCACAG ATCCTTCATCAGAGATGAGTTTTATATAATGGTTGCAACTATAGCTTTTGGCATGGGCATTGACAAGCCTGATATAAGACATGTAATACACTATGGCTGCCCAAAGAGTTTGGAATCATATTATCAGGAGAGTGGGCGTTGTGGTAGAGATGGGATTCCTTCAAACTGCCGGCTATATTACACAAGAAGTGACTTTGGCAAGGGTGATTTTTATTGTTCTGAAGCACGCACA GCAGACCAAAGAGAAGCAATAATGGATTCATTTGCTGCAGCGCAACGTTATTGCATGGTGACAACTTGCAGAAGAAATTTCCTCTTAGGATACTTTGGAGAGACATACCCATCGTCTCGCTGTG GGACTTGTGATAATTGCACCAGCTCAAAAAAAGAGATTGATATGTCTAGAGAGGCATTTCTTCTTATGGCTTGCATTCAATCATGTGGGGGACATTGGGGTCTCAATTTGCCTATTGATGTACTTCGCGGATCCAGA TCCAAGAAAATTCTTGATGCTCGTTTTGATAAGATTCCGTTCCATGGTTTAGGAAAAGATATGTCAGCTAATTGGTGGAAGGCACTAGCTTCTCAATTAATTGCACAAG ATTATTTGGTCGAAACCTTCAAAGATATATACAAAAGTATAAG AGTTGGAACAAAAGGAAATCAGTTTTTGACTTCCTGCAACCCTGATTATCAACCTCCATTATATATAGCACTGACTCCAGAATTGGCGGGTGAGGATGCGATCAAAGATGGAACTGGTAATGGGATTGTTGACAATTCGGGTCAGGTTTCGAATGGATTATCCCAG GCTGAGGATAAGCTCTACAAAAAGCTTTTGGAAGAGAGAATGAAACTTGCAAAAGCACACAGAACTGCTCC GTATGCATTATGTGGTGATCAAACATTAAGAAGGATTACATTGACAAGGCCTTCAACAAGAGCTAGGCTAGCAAATATTGATGGTGTGAATCAG CACTTTTTAAATACATATGGAGATCGTTTACTGCAAAGCATTAGGCAGCTATCCCAAGAAGAGGGTCTTAATTTGGATGGGGAGCCAAGTGTAGAATCTCCAATGCAAACTAAGGTTGCGACAATTCACAGGAAAAGAAACTTATCACCAGCAAAGTTCGAAGCTTGGAAAATGTGGCAAGAGGATGGCCTTACAGCCCAAAAAATTGCT AATCATCCTAGTAGAGCAGCTCCAATAAAAGAAGAAACAGTCTTGATGTATATAATTGAAGCCGGAAGAGAGGGATGTCCTATTGACTGGGCCAGATTATGTCTTGAGGTTGGACTGACACAGGAGACATTCAGCAACATTCAGGAAGCCGTTTCAAAAGTTGGGACAAATTTAAAACCTATAAAAAACGAGTTACCTGAAGAG GTGACCTACATTCAAATAAAGGTTGGCTTGCTGATGCAAGAGATGCAAATATCGACTGAAGTAATTGCATCTACCCATCAGCAAAGCTGTGAAGTAGACAACTTCAAGAAAGAGACATCAGAACTCTTGGGAGGATCCACCAGCCTTACATCCAAGACTGAAGGCACTCAGTCCAATACTGCGCCATTGGCTGACAGTGGGGATCATCAGATGAAAGTTGACAGCGCGATGAATGATAACTCAACTGGAAAATCTGAGAATGCAGATGACTTCACTTGCTCTAGGAAACGCTTGAAACTTGACGAAGCACAAGCAGTGCAGTCTGTTGCTTTGGAAGCAACAGAGGATTCTGTACTTGACTGGCTCAAGAACTTCAAAGATGGG GTTCTGCTTTCGGATATTGTGGAGCATTTCAGTGGATCGAGAGAAGAGTCGGTGATCAATGTCCTAAATTGTCTCGAGAGTGAGTTTTTTATATTCAAGAAGAAAAATCTCTACCATCTTATGTAA